In one Pseudomonas sp. R84 genomic region, the following are encoded:
- a CDS encoding acetolactate synthase 3 large subunit: MELLSGGEMLVRFLRDEGVKYIYGYPGGALLHVYDALFKEPEVTHILVRHEQAATHMADGYARATGKAGVVLVTSGPGATNAITGIATAYMDSIPMVIISGQVPSTMVGTDAFQETDMIGISRPIVKHSFMIKHASEIPEVMKKAFYLAQSGRPGPVVVDIPKDMTNPAEKFEYIFPKKAKLRSYSPAVRGHSGQIRKAAEMLLAAKRPVMYSGGGVILGNGSAPLTELAKMLNLPVTNTLMGLGGFPGTDRQFIGMLGMHGSYTANLAMHHADVILAVGARFDDRVINGAAKFCPNAKIIHIDIDPASISKTIKADVPIVGPVESVLTEMVAILKEIGETPNKESVASWWKQVDEWRGDRGLFPYEKGDGSLIKPQTVIETLCEVTKGDAFITSDVGQHQMFAAQYYTFNKPNRWINSGGLGTMGFGFPAAMGIKLSFPDDDVACVTGEGSIQMNIQELSTCLQYGLPVKIVILNNGVLGMVRQWQDMSYGSRHSHSYMESLPDFVKLAEAYGHVGVRITESKDLKSKMAEAFAMKDRLVVIDISVDTSEHVYPMQIKDGSMRDMWLSKTERT; this comes from the coding sequence GTGGAGCTTTTATCTGGCGGTGAGATGCTCGTCCGCTTTTTGCGTGACGAAGGCGTCAAATATATCTACGGGTACCCGGGTGGTGCTCTCCTGCATGTTTACGATGCCCTGTTCAAAGAACCGGAAGTGACTCACATCCTGGTTCGTCACGAACAAGCGGCTACCCATATGGCTGACGGTTATGCCCGTGCCACCGGTAAAGCCGGCGTGGTATTGGTGACGTCTGGTCCTGGCGCCACAAACGCCATTACCGGTATCGCGACCGCCTATATGGACTCGATTCCGATGGTGATCATTTCCGGTCAGGTGCCAAGCACCATGGTCGGCACCGACGCGTTCCAGGAAACCGACATGATCGGTATCTCCCGGCCGATCGTGAAGCACAGCTTCATGATCAAGCACGCTTCGGAAATCCCGGAAGTCATGAAGAAGGCCTTCTACCTGGCGCAATCCGGTCGTCCGGGCCCGGTCGTGGTCGATATCCCAAAGGACATGACCAACCCGGCCGAGAAGTTCGAATACATCTTCCCGAAGAAAGCCAAGCTGCGTTCCTACAGCCCGGCCGTTCGCGGTCACTCCGGGCAAATCCGCAAGGCAGCAGAAATGCTCTTGGCGGCCAAGCGTCCGGTCATGTATTCCGGCGGCGGCGTGATTCTCGGCAACGGTTCCGCACCGCTGACCGAACTGGCGAAAATGCTCAACTTGCCTGTGACCAACACCTTGATGGGCCTGGGCGGTTTCCCTGGCACTGATCGTCAGTTCATCGGCATGCTCGGCATGCACGGCAGCTACACCGCCAACCTGGCGATGCACCATGCTGACGTGATCCTTGCGGTCGGCGCGCGTTTCGACGATCGCGTGATCAACGGCGCGGCGAAGTTCTGCCCGAACGCCAAGATCATCCACATCGACATCGACCCGGCTTCGATTTCCAAGACCATCAAGGCCGACGTGCCAATTGTTGGCCCGGTGGAGAGCGTCCTGACCGAAATGGTCGCGATCCTCAAGGAAATCGGCGAGACCCCGAACAAGGAGTCCGTGGCCAGTTGGTGGAAGCAGGTGGATGAATGGCGCGGTGATCGCGGCCTGTTCCCTTACGAAAAGGGCGACGGCAGCCTGATCAAGCCGCAGACCGTGATCGAAACCCTCTGCGAAGTGACCAAGGGCGATGCCTTCATCACTTCCGACGTGGGCCAGCATCAGATGTTCGCGGCGCAGTACTACACGTTCAACAAGCCGAATCGCTGGATCAACTCCGGCGGTCTGGGCACCATGGGCTTCGGTTTCCCGGCGGCCATGGGCATCAAATTGAGCTTCCCGGATGACGACGTTGCCTGCGTCACCGGCGAAGGCAGTATCCAGATGAACATCCAGGAACTGTCGACCTGCCTGCAGTATGGCTTGCCAGTGAAAATCGTCATCCTCAACAACGGTGTTCTGGGGATGGTTCGTCAGTGGCAGGACATGAGCTACGGCAGCCGCCACTCGCACTCCTACATGGAATCGCTGCCTGACTTCGTCAAGCTGGCTGAAGCCTACGGCCACGTTGGCGTACGCATCACCGAATCGAAAGATTTGAAGTCGAAGATGGCAGAAGCGTTCGCCATGAAGGATCGCCTGGTCGTGATCGATATTTCGGTCGACACCAGCGAGCACGTCTATCCGATGCAGATCAAAGACGGCTCGATGCGCGATATGTGGCTGAGCAAGACGGAGCGTACTTAA
- a CDS encoding DUF4124 domain-containing protein translates to MRTLLLTLLIGLSPWCMAAQIYKWVDAQGVTHFDAQPPPGQPSTTLQTPSSPPPKPAAMPGSGVLGDQKAIDDKVKKQVADQQAQLKQFCEQARTNLAQLQNNPRLREEVEGQLRRLDDAQRQERIVEAQKQIAENCQ, encoded by the coding sequence ATGCGAACGCTCCTCCTCACTCTGCTGATCGGCCTCAGCCCGTGGTGCATGGCCGCTCAAATCTATAAATGGGTCGATGCCCAGGGTGTCACGCACTTCGATGCGCAGCCGCCACCGGGCCAGCCGTCCACCACCCTGCAGACGCCCTCCTCGCCTCCGCCGAAACCGGCGGCAATGCCGGGCAGCGGCGTGCTGGGAGATCAGAAGGCTATCGATGACAAGGTCAAGAAACAGGTGGCTGACCAACAGGCACAGCTAAAACAGTTCTGCGAACAGGCTCGGACGAACCTTGCGCAATTGCAAAACAATCCGCGCTTGAGAGAAGAGGTGGAGGGACAGTTGCGCCGGCTGGATGATGCGCAGCGTCAGGAACGCATTGTCGAGGCTCAGAAACAGATAGCCGAGAATTGCCAATAG
- a CDS encoding YqcC family protein: protein MDARFPKIADQLLLIERELRTQGWWDEVAPSAEALSSVEPFSVDTLDFEQWLQWIFLPKMKYILEQDLPLPNASGIQEMAEMVFAQRNVQGKDRQLQVLLKEFDLLITASR, encoded by the coding sequence ATGGATGCACGTTTCCCGAAAATCGCCGATCAGTTGCTACTGATCGAGCGTGAACTGCGCACGCAGGGTTGGTGGGACGAAGTTGCGCCGTCAGCTGAAGCGTTGAGCAGTGTCGAGCCGTTTTCGGTCGATACGCTGGATTTCGAGCAGTGGCTGCAATGGATCTTCCTGCCGAAGATGAAATACATCCTCGAACAGGATCTGCCGTTGCCGAATGCCTCGGGGATTCAGGAAATGGCTGAAATGGTCTTCGCCCAGCGCAATGTGCAGGGCAAGGATCGTCAGCTTCAGGTGTTGCTCAAAGAGTTTGACCTGCTGATCACTGCCTCGCGCTAA
- the mrcB gene encoding penicillin-binding protein 1B translates to MTRTRSPRTKKKPPSKGLSPWLSWAIKLSLVGLVVLAGFAVYLDAVVQEKFSGKRWTIPAKVYARPLELFVGQKLSKDDFLTELDALGYRREAVSNGPGAAAVSGNTVDLNTRGFQFYEGLEKPQPVRVRFSGDYVAELSATNGSKLSVVRLEPLMIGGIYPKNLEDRILIKLDQVPPYLLETLVAVEDRDFYSHWGVSPKSIARAVWVNTSGGKMTQGGSTLTQQLVKNFYLTNERSLTRKLTEAMMAMLLELHYDKKEILEAYLNEVFVGQDGQRAVHGFGLASQFFFGQPLSELKLHQVALLVGMVKGPSYYNPRRNPERALERRNLVLDVLEQQGVATAEQVAAAKNMPLGVTTRGKLADSSFPGFIDLVKRQLREDYRDEDLTEEGLRIFTSFDPILQMKAEASVNDTFKRLSGRKGSDDVEAAMVVTNPETGEVQAMIGSRQASYAGFNRALDAVRPIGSLIKPAVYLTALEKPSQYTLTSWLSDDPLSVKGANGQVWKPQNYDRRSHGTVFLYQGLAHSYNLSTSRLGLEVGVPNVLKTLGRLGVTREFPAFPSMLLGAGGMTPIEVATMYQTLANGGFNTPMRGIRSVLTAEGEPLKRYPFQIEQRFDPASIYLIQNAMQRVMREGTGSSVYNVLPKTLTLAGKTGTSNDSRDSWFAGFSQDLLAVVWLGRDDNGKTPFTGATGALQVWTSFMRKADPLPLDMPQPDNVVQAWVDSRTGQGSDANCPGAVQMPYIRGSEPPPGAACASETPASGESVMDWVKGWMN, encoded by the coding sequence ATGACTCGAACTCGATCCCCCCGTACCAAGAAAAAACCACCCTCCAAGGGCCTTAGCCCGTGGTTGAGCTGGGCCATTAAACTCAGTCTGGTCGGCCTTGTCGTGCTGGCCGGCTTCGCCGTATACCTCGATGCGGTGGTGCAGGAGAAGTTCTCCGGCAAGCGCTGGACCATCCCGGCCAAGGTCTATGCGCGCCCGCTCGAGCTGTTCGTCGGACAAAAGCTCAGCAAGGACGATTTCCTTACCGAACTCGATGCCCTCGGCTATCGTCGCGAAGCCGTGAGTAACGGCCCCGGTGCCGCAGCCGTCAGCGGCAATACGGTCGATCTGAATACCCGTGGCTTCCAGTTCTATGAAGGCCTGGAAAAACCGCAGCCGGTGCGCGTGCGCTTCTCCGGCGACTATGTGGCTGAACTGTCGGCGACCAACGGTTCGAAATTGTCCGTGGTGCGTCTTGAACCGCTGATGATCGGCGGCATTTATCCGAAAAACCTCGAAGACCGCATCCTGATCAAACTCGATCAGGTGCCGCCATATCTGCTCGAAACCCTGGTCGCTGTAGAAGATCGCGACTTCTATAGCCACTGGGGTGTGTCGCCGAAGTCGATTGCCCGTGCTGTCTGGGTCAACACCTCTGGTGGCAAGATGACGCAGGGCGGCAGTACGCTGACCCAGCAGTTGGTGAAAAACTTCTACCTGACCAATGAACGCAGCCTGACCCGCAAGCTCACCGAAGCGATGATGGCGATGCTGCTGGAACTGCATTACGACAAAAAGGAAATCCTTGAGGCCTATCTCAATGAAGTCTTCGTCGGGCAGGATGGTCAGCGTGCGGTGCACGGTTTCGGTCTGGCCAGCCAGTTCTTCTTCGGTCAACCATTGTCCGAACTGAAACTGCATCAGGTGGCGTTGCTGGTCGGCATGGTCAAAGGGCCTTCCTACTACAACCCGCGTCGTAATCCCGAACGTGCGCTGGAGCGTCGTAACCTGGTGCTCGATGTGCTTGAGCAACAAGGCGTGGCGACTGCCGAGCAAGTGGCCGCAGCGAAGAACATGCCGCTGGGCGTGACTACTCGCGGCAAGCTCGCCGACAGCTCGTTCCCGGGCTTTATCGATCTGGTCAAACGTCAGTTGCGTGAAGACTATCGCGACGAAGACTTGACCGAAGAAGGTCTGCGCATCTTCACCAGCTTCGACCCGATCCTGCAGATGAAAGCCGAGGCCTCGGTCAACGACACCTTTAAACGTCTGTCCGGGCGCAAGGGCTCCGACGATGTCGAAGCGGCGATGGTCGTGACCAATCCGGAAACCGGCGAGGTCCAGGCAATGATCGGCAGTCGTCAGGCCAGTTATGCCGGTTTCAACCGCGCACTGGATGCCGTGCGACCGATCGGCTCGTTGATCAAGCCTGCGGTTTATCTGACTGCGCTGGAAAAACCGAGCCAGTACACACTGACCAGTTGGCTGTCTGATGATCCGTTGTCGGTCAAAGGCGCGAACGGTCAGGTGTGGAAACCGCAGAACTATGACCGCCGCTCCCACGGCACGGTGTTCCTCTATCAGGGGCTGGCGCATTCCTACAACTTGTCGACCTCGCGTCTGGGCCTGGAAGTCGGTGTGCCGAATGTGTTGAAAACACTCGGTCGTCTGGGAGTGACGCGTGAGTTTCCGGCGTTCCCGTCGATGTTGCTCGGTGCTGGCGGCATGACCCCGATCGAAGTCGCGACCATGTACCAAACGCTGGCCAACGGTGGTTTCAACACGCCAATGCGCGGGATTCGCAGCGTGCTGACCGCCGAGGGCGAGCCGCTCAAACGTTATCCGTTCCAGATCGAGCAGCGTTTCGACCCTGCCTCCATTTATCTGATCCAGAACGCCATGCAGCGCGTGATGCGTGAAGGTACCGGCAGCTCGGTTTATAACGTGCTGCCCAAGACTCTGACGCTGGCCGGCAAGACCGGTACCAGTAACGATTCCCGTGACAGCTGGTTCGCCGGTTTCAGTCAGGATCTGCTGGCGGTGGTCTGGCTGGGGCGCGACGATAACGGCAAGACACCGTTCACCGGTGCGACCGGTGCGCTGCAGGTGTGGACCAGTTTCATGCGCAAGGCCGATCCGCTGCCGCTGGACATGCCGCAGCCGGACAACGTCGTGCAGGCGTGGGTCGATTCGCGGACCGGGCAGGGCTCCGATGCCAACTGCCCAGGGGCGGTGCAGATGCCGTATATTCGCGGCAGCGAACCGCCACCCGGCGCCGCCTGTGCAAGCGAAACGCCTGCTTCCGGCGAGTCGGTGATGGATTGGGTCAAGGGCTGGATGAATTAA
- a CDS encoding bifunctional aminoglycoside phosphotransferase/ATP-binding protein: MSQSLIAALQNPALYPHPVEGFQVIETHISWVILTGPFAYKVKKPVNFGFLDFTGLESRAHFCAEELRLNQRLTDDLYLEVLPVTGSVEAPQLGGDGPAIEYVLKMRQFPQSGLLSTLQANGELTTQHIDEMAEQIARFHLTAPKVPAEHDAGTPDSVMAPVSQNFEQILPFLSDKNDLLQLDALKAWAESSFERLKPLFAQRKADGFTRECHGDIHLGNATVIDGKVVIFDCIEFNEPFRFTDVWADTGFLAMDLEDRGLKSLARRFISQYLELTGDYQGLEVLNFYKAYRALVRAKVALFSMPADATPVQRATTLRQYRNYANLAESYSTIPSRFMAITHGVSAVGKSHVAMRLVEALGAIRLRSDVERKRLFGEQTVANDVQAGIYSADASTATYARLHEIAEVILHAGFPVVIDATYLKREQRDNAAKIAEATGTPFLILDCNAPQAVIESWLAIRQADKQDPSDATLAVIEAQQANREALTPEEILRSKRVQTNESGTLDTVVAQIRQRLPGL, encoded by the coding sequence GTGAGCCAGTCACTGATCGCTGCCCTGCAAAACCCGGCCCTCTACCCGCACCCTGTCGAAGGGTTTCAGGTCATCGAAACGCATATCTCGTGGGTGATCCTCACCGGTCCGTTCGCTTATAAAGTGAAGAAGCCGGTGAATTTCGGCTTCCTCGACTTCACCGGCCTCGAGTCGCGCGCGCATTTCTGCGCTGAAGAGCTGCGTCTGAACCAGCGTCTGACCGACGATTTGTATCTGGAAGTGTTGCCAGTCACCGGCAGCGTTGAAGCGCCGCAACTGGGCGGCGACGGCCCGGCGATCGAATATGTGCTGAAAATGCGCCAGTTCCCGCAGAGCGGTTTGCTCAGCACCCTGCAAGCCAACGGCGAGCTGACCACACAGCACATCGACGAGATGGCCGAGCAGATTGCTCGCTTCCACCTCACTGCGCCGAAAGTCCCGGCCGAACACGACGCCGGCACCCCGGACAGCGTGATGGCGCCAGTCTCGCAAAACTTCGAGCAGATCCTGCCGTTCCTCAGCGACAAAAACGATCTGCTGCAACTCGACGCGCTGAAAGCCTGGGCCGAGAGCAGCTTCGAGCGTCTCAAGCCACTGTTTGCCCAGCGCAAGGCCGACGGTTTCACCCGCGAGTGCCATGGCGATATCCATCTGGGCAATGCCACGGTCATCGACGGCAAAGTGGTGATCTTCGACTGCATCGAGTTCAACGAACCGTTCCGCTTCACTGACGTCTGGGCCGACACCGGTTTCCTCGCGATGGACCTGGAAGACCGTGGCCTGAAATCCCTGGCCCGCCGTTTCATCAGCCAGTACCTGGAGCTGACCGGCGACTATCAAGGCCTGGAAGTGCTGAACTTCTATAAAGCCTACCGCGCTCTGGTGCGCGCCAAGGTTGCGCTGTTCAGCATGCCGGCAGACGCGACTCCGGTGCAGCGCGCCACCACCCTGCGCCAGTACCGCAACTACGCCAACCTGGCGGAAAGCTACAGCACCATTCCTTCGCGCTTCATGGCAATCACCCACGGCGTTTCCGCTGTCGGCAAAAGCCACGTGGCCATGCGTCTGGTCGAAGCGCTGGGCGCGATTCGCCTGCGCTCCGATGTTGAACGCAAGCGTCTGTTCGGTGAGCAAACTGTTGCCAATGATGTGCAGGCCGGTATCTACAGTGCCGACGCCAGCACCGCGACCTACGCGCGTCTGCATGAAATCGCTGAAGTGATCCTGCACGCTGGTTTCCCGGTGGTGATCGATGCCACTTACCTCAAGCGTGAGCAGCGCGACAACGCGGCGAAGATCGCCGAGGCCACCGGTACGCCATTCCTGATCCTCGACTGCAACGCGCCGCAAGCGGTGATTGAGAGCTGGCTGGCGATTCGTCAGGCGGACAAACAGGATCCGTCCGACGCCACACTGGCTGTGATCGAAGCACAGCAGGCCAACCGCGAAGCGCTGACACCAGAAGAAATCCTGCGCAGCAAACGCGTGCAGACCAATGAATCCGGAACCCTGGACACCGTGGTCGCGCAGATCCGTCAGCGCTTGCCAGGCCTGTAA
- a CDS encoding pentapeptide repeat-containing protein: MSQPKLLDTPLYALLHKDDITGFNKERPQDGPIDMVGGDFRGLDLRELNADGVDFRDAYFRSADLRGIDFRNASLEGASLAHAQISGAYFPPELSADEILMSMNFGTRLRYRTR; encoded by the coding sequence ATGAGCCAGCCGAAACTTCTCGACACCCCGCTGTATGCCTTGCTGCACAAAGACGACATCACAGGTTTCAACAAAGAGCGTCCACAGGATGGCCCGATCGATATGGTCGGTGGCGATTTCCGTGGCCTCGATCTGCGTGAACTGAATGCCGATGGCGTGGATTTCCGCGACGCTTACTTCCGATCCGCCGATCTTCGCGGTATCGATTTCCGCAACGCCTCGCTTGAAGGTGCAAGCCTGGCGCACGCACAGATTTCCGGGGCGTACTTCCCGCCGGAGTTGAGTGCTGACGAGATTCTGATGTCGATGAATTTCGGTACGCGCCTGCGTTATCGCACCCGCTGA
- a CDS encoding TfoX/Sxy family protein, which produces MNDELQHLKNLGKTSAQWLHAVGIHSASDLRRLGAVDAYRAVRTRGFRASKVLLYAIEGALMDVHWNDIPAERKDALNKQLEAISSRHKN; this is translated from the coding sequence ATGAATGATGAACTGCAACACCTGAAGAATCTTGGCAAGACGTCGGCGCAATGGCTGCATGCCGTGGGCATCCACAGCGCCTCGGACTTGCGTCGCCTGGGCGCGGTGGACGCCTACCGGGCCGTGCGTACCCGTGGGTTTCGCGCATCGAAGGTGTTGTTATATGCGATCGAGGGCGCGTTGATGGATGTGCATTGGAACGACATCCCCGCCGAACGCAAGGACGCCCTGAACAAGCAGCTTGAAGCCATTTCATCGCGTCACAAGAACTGA
- a CDS encoding cyclic nucleotide-binding domain-containing protein, which translates to MYLLGEQSAWADALINRLQSLPALWLRDLMPCGSTLELQASDDLLAQLPADQLFLLNEGVINGCIGSRPLFYWQEGDLIGLQQGEDWADCRLCSDGALRLTPYRRREVLQHLYGDARRADQFLDYLLGQMAILAHAVAELKPRDFRSTNGFKRVEAGEILINQGDAADHVFVIIDGHAEAFVDGQKVGDVPKDEIFGAMAVFTGEPRNATVVAREPSTVMLIPGDQFLSMTRTNPKIAHSLIESMARRIGQLNKQVTQFCVTKS; encoded by the coding sequence ATGTATTTACTGGGGGAACAATCGGCTTGGGCCGATGCCTTGATCAACCGCTTGCAGAGCTTGCCCGCGCTGTGGCTGCGCGATTTGATGCCTTGCGGGTCGACGCTGGAACTGCAGGCGTCGGATGATTTACTGGCGCAGTTACCCGCCGATCAGTTATTCCTGCTCAATGAAGGGGTGATCAACGGCTGTATCGGGTCGCGTCCACTGTTTTATTGGCAGGAGGGTGATTTGATCGGCCTTCAGCAGGGTGAGGACTGGGCTGATTGCCGTTTGTGCAGTGACGGGGCATTGCGTTTGACGCCCTATCGGCGCCGTGAGGTTCTTCAGCATTTGTATGGCGATGCTCGTCGGGCAGACCAGTTCTTGGATTATCTGCTGGGACAAATGGCAATCCTCGCCCATGCCGTCGCGGAATTGAAACCGCGCGATTTTCGCAGTACCAATGGCTTCAAACGGGTTGAGGCCGGTGAAATTCTGATCAATCAGGGTGACGCGGCTGATCACGTGTTTGTGATCATCGACGGGCATGCCGAAGCGTTTGTAGACGGGCAGAAAGTCGGAGACGTGCCCAAGGACGAGATTTTCGGTGCCATGGCCGTGTTCACTGGCGAACCACGCAATGCCACGGTCGTTGCCCGAGAGCCAAGCACCGTAATGCTGATTCCCGGCGATCAATTCTTGAGCATGACCCGCACCAATCCGAAGATCGCCCACAGCCTGATCGAGAGCATGGCGCGGCGGATCGGTCAGCTGAACAAGCAAGTCACCCAATTTTGCGTAACCAAGAGCTGA
- a CDS encoding ChaN family lipoprotein, which yields MRGLWLLAVVLLVGCQHVVAPPPVNGEIRDLRSGQELTAQQLLTRLAEPEQLIIGEQHDNADHHAVQLWVLRSLGEQRSQGSLLLEMLTPDQQSRVDQVHQSITPPADLPGVLAWQDGWDWNLYGPIVRFALTQPYPLLAANLNSAEIRTVYRNAPVLKGQRSNVESVKTVLLEQISDSHCGLLPESQMPAMLAVQQQRDRRMAERLLAAPAPSILLAGAWHARKDVGVPLHVVDLGATETPTVLMLAEQGAEVTATMADYVWYTPATPKQDYCEQMRKQFGK from the coding sequence ATGCGTGGCTTGTGGCTGTTGGCGGTGGTGTTGCTTGTGGGGTGTCAGCATGTTGTTGCGCCGCCGCCAGTCAATGGCGAGATTCGCGATCTGCGTAGCGGGCAGGAGCTGACGGCGCAGCAGTTGCTGACGCGACTTGCTGAGCCCGAGCAATTGATTATTGGCGAGCAGCATGACAATGCCGATCATCACGCCGTGCAGTTGTGGGTATTGCGCTCGCTCGGTGAGCAGCGGTCGCAAGGTAGCCTGTTGCTGGAAATGCTTACGCCGGATCAGCAGTCTCGCGTTGATCAAGTGCATCAGTCGATAACGCCGCCCGCTGACCTGCCTGGTGTATTAGCCTGGCAGGACGGCTGGGACTGGAACCTCTACGGGCCGATTGTACGCTTCGCCCTCACTCAGCCGTATCCACTGCTGGCGGCAAATCTGAATAGCGCCGAAATCCGCACCGTCTATCGCAACGCACCAGTGTTGAAGGGGCAGCGCAGCAATGTTGAGTCGGTGAAAACTGTATTGCTGGAGCAGATCAGCGATTCCCACTGTGGCTTGCTGCCTGAATCACAGATGCCCGCGATGCTGGCCGTTCAGCAACAACGTGATCGGCGTATGGCTGAGCGTCTGTTGGCGGCTCCCGCACCTTCAATCTTGCTGGCCGGTGCGTGGCATGCGCGCAAGGATGTTGGCGTGCCGCTGCATGTTGTGGATTTGGGCGCCACAGAGACTCCGACAGTGCTGATGCTGGCAGAGCAGGGCGCCGAAGTGACCGCAACGATGGCCGATTACGTTTGGTACACGCCCGCCACGCCCAAGCAGGACTACTGCGAGCAGATGCGCAAACAGTTCGGCAAATGA
- a CDS encoding heme ABC transporter ATP-binding protein translates to MLRAQNLHIQRGRKAVLSDVTLQLEPGEVLGVLGPNGAGKSTLLGALCGELAASAGGVSLDGQALSHWTGPQRAQRLAVLPQVSTLDFAFRVEEVVGMGRLPWQSGRLRDDEIIAAALAAADAGHLSGRSYLALSGGERQRVHLARVLAQLWPGQAGQTLLLDEPTSMLDPLHQHTTLQAVREFADRGAAVLVILHDLNLAARYCDRILLLEGGRPVALDTPQQVLRPDTLQAVFGLEVLVQLHPERGHPLIIAR, encoded by the coding sequence ATGTTGCGTGCGCAGAATCTGCACATCCAGCGTGGTCGAAAAGCCGTGCTCAGCGATGTCACGCTGCAACTCGAACCCGGTGAAGTACTCGGTGTGCTCGGGCCGAACGGTGCCGGTAAAAGTACATTGCTCGGTGCCTTGTGCGGTGAGTTGGCGGCGAGCGCGGGCGGGGTTTCGCTTGACGGGCAGGCGTTGAGTCACTGGACTGGCCCGCAGCGTGCGCAACGATTGGCGGTGTTGCCCCAAGTGTCGACCCTGGATTTTGCTTTCCGCGTCGAAGAAGTGGTGGGCATGGGCCGTTTGCCTTGGCAAAGCGGTCGGTTGCGCGATGACGAAATCATCGCGGCGGCTTTGGCGGCGGCGGATGCCGGGCACTTGAGCGGTCGCAGTTATCTGGCGCTGTCCGGTGGCGAGCGTCAGCGTGTGCATCTGGCGCGGGTGTTGGCGCAGCTCTGGCCGGGGCAGGCCGGGCAGACGCTGCTGTTGGATGAGCCGACATCGATGCTTGATCCGCTTCATCAGCACACTACGCTGCAGGCGGTGCGTGAGTTTGCCGATCGTGGCGCGGCGGTGTTGGTGATCCTGCATGATCTGAATCTGGCGGCGCGTTATTGTGATCGCATCCTGCTGCTTGAAGGCGGTCGCCCGGTGGCGCTGGATACACCGCAGCAGGTTTTGCGACCGGACACGCTCCAAGCCGTATTCGGTCTCGAAGTGTTGGTGCAGCTGCACCCGGAGCGTGGGCATCCGCTGATCATCGCCCGCTGA
- a CDS encoding iron ABC transporter permease, with amino-acid sequence MLAIWLSLALGPVSLPLFDTLRAALRMLGVPLAPDGLEQAELILGQIRLPRTLLGLAVGGVLALSGVAMQGLFRNPLADPGLVGVSSGAALGAAIAIVGGSFFGGLPEWFGPYLLSVCAFLGGLGVTALVYRLGRRNGQTNVATMLLAGIALTALASSAVGLFTYLADDATLRTLTFWNLGSLNGASYARLWPLLIISAGVALWLPRRAKALNALLLGESEAGHLGIDVERLKRELVFCTALGVGAAVAAAGMIGFVGLVVPHLVRLLAGPDHKVLLPASVLAGASLLLLADLVARLALAPAELPIGIVTAFIGAPFFLYLLLRGRA; translated from the coding sequence TTGCTGGCGATCTGGCTGTCGTTGGCGTTGGGGCCGGTGAGTCTGCCGCTGTTCGATACGTTGCGCGCAGCGTTGCGCATGCTCGGCGTGCCGTTGGCACCGGATGGACTGGAGCAGGCTGAACTGATCCTCGGGCAGATTCGTCTGCCGCGAACTCTGCTCGGGCTGGCGGTCGGTGGTGTCTTGGCGTTGTCCGGCGTGGCGATGCAAGGCTTGTTTCGCAATCCGCTGGCGGATCCGGGATTGGTCGGTGTTTCCAGCGGCGCGGCATTGGGCGCAGCGATCGCGATTGTCGGCGGTTCGTTTTTTGGCGGCCTGCCGGAATGGTTCGGCCCCTATCTGTTGTCGGTCTGTGCGTTTCTCGGCGGGCTTGGGGTGACGGCGCTGGTTTATCGCCTCGGTCGCCGTAATGGCCAGACTAATGTGGCGACGATGTTGCTGGCGGGCATTGCCCTGACCGCGCTGGCCAGTTCCGCGGTCGGGCTGTTCACATATCTGGCGGATGACGCGACTTTGCGCACGCTAACGTTCTGGAACCTTGGCAGCCTCAATGGCGCCAGTTACGCGCGGCTCTGGCCATTGCTGATCATCAGCGCTGGTGTCGCGTTGTGGCTGCCGCGTCGGGCGAAAGCGCTGAATGCCTTGCTGCTTGGAGAATCCGAGGCTGGGCATTTGGGCATTGATGTCGAGCGGCTCAAGCGTGAACTGGTGTTTTGCACGGCGCTGGGGGTTGGCGCGGCAGTCGCGGCCGCCGGGATGATCGGTTTTGTCGGGCTGGTGGTGCCGCATCTGGTGCGTTTGCTGGCGGGGCCAGATCATAAAGTATTGCTGCCGGCATCGGTGCTGGCGGGGGCGAGCCTGTTGCTGTTGGCTGATCTGGTCGCGCGGCTGGCGCTGGCGCCGGCAGAGCTGCCGATCGGCATTGTCACCGCGTTTATCGGTGCGCCGTTCTTTCTTTATCTGCTGCTGCGAGGGCGTGCCTGA